The Rhodopirellula islandica genome segment CACTGGCAGCCGTTGCGGACGTTGATCTGCCCGAGAACGTTGCCCTGGACAGTTTCAACATGCTGCCGGAACTGCTGGGGCAAGTGCCCGAGGGCGAGTCCATCCGACCTCACATGATCACCCAAAGTTTTCGCGGTGAGTTTCAACTGCGGGTCGGCGACTGGAAGTACTTGGACCACGCGGGCTCCGGCGGCAACAACTACAACGATCGCGTGCTTCAACCGTATGCAAAGAAGGAAGCTGAAACCAGCTTCCCGGGCCAGCTTTACAATCTAAAGCAAGACCCGATGGAAACAGTGAACCTTTACGAACAAGAAGCCGCGAAACGAAAAGAGATGCAGGCGTTGCTGAAGTCGATCGTCGAGTAGAAACGGACGGCCTACACCAACAGTTCGAACAGCATGCGTTGTTCGTTGACGACTTGGTATTCGATGTTGCTGGCCGTCAGGCGGTCCAGCAATCCTTGGTAGTCATCGCGGTGGGCGACTTGCAATCCGACCAAGGCCGGTCCAGTTTCGCGGTTGTGTTTTCGGGTGTATTCGAAGTGCGTGATGTCATCGGTTGGCCCGAGCACATTGTTGAGGAACTCACGCAAAGCTCCGGCACGCTGCGGGAACTTGATGATGAAGTAGTGCTGCAGCCCTTCGTACAACATCGCTCGGTCGCGAATCTCTTCGGTGCGAGTGATGTCGTTGTTGCTGCCACCAACCACACACACGACGGTCTTGCCCCGAATCTCGTCGGCCAACTGTTCGAGCGCCGCAATCGAAAGAGCCCCCGCGGGCTCGACGACCAGGCCCTCGTCGTTGTAAAGCTGCAACATCACGCTGCAGACTTTGCCCTCGGGAACGAGGACCATTTCGTCAATGACGTGCTGAGCAATTTGAAAGTTTAGATCGCCGACCCGCCGGACCGCAGCACCGTCGACGAAGCTATCAATCTTGTCGAGCGTGACGACCTTGCCTTCGCGAAGACTGTCATGCATCGCCGGTGCGCCCGTTGGCTCCACTCCGATGATCTTGGTTTGGGGTGAGAGTTGCTTGAAGATGCTTCCCAAACCGGAGATCAAACCGCCGCCACCGACTGCGACCAGCACGATGTCAATTGGCTCAGGATGATCTTCCAAAATTTCGGCACCGACCGTGCCTTGGCCTTCGATGATGGCGGGATCATCAAAGGGCGGAATGTATGTCAGCCCTTTCTCAGCGGCGCGGTGGGCCTCTGCGGCCGCATCGTCAAACGTGTCCCCGATGAGAATGATCTCCACATGCTCTTGACCGAACAGTTTGACCTTCTCGACCTTCTGCTTGGGCGTCACCGCAGGCATGAAGACTCGGCCTTGAATCTCCATCGAATGACAGGCGTACGCGAAACCTTGCGCGTGGTTGCCGGCGCTGGCACAAACCACTCCAGCGGCCCGTTGCTCGTCGCTGAGCTGCGACATCCGGTTGTACGCCCCACGAATTTTGTAGCTGCGGACTTCTTGCAAGTCCTCGCGTTTGAGCAGAATCTCAGCGTCATAGAGCGCCGAGAGACGTGCATTTCGCATCAGAGGTGTGTGGCGAACCACGCCAGCGATTCGCTGGCGAGCCGCCTGGATTTTGTCGGCGGCGATCATAGGAGACATGGTGCTAATCAGGTGGTTGTCAGACGTCCGTCACGCGACGCCGAGGCACTTGGCGGCGTGTCGGTGCGGCGGCAGACTGAGCCGAGGACGGAGCTGGGGGAGTGGGTTGAGAATGAGCGGGGTCAATTCGAAACTGATTTTCGGCAGGCGGACCTGTTGGACCACCGGCGGCCGCGTCGAGGTCACCCAAATATTCCTCGCGGACCTTGGGGTGCCGTTTGACTTCATCTGGCGTGCCATCGATCAAGACTTGGCCTTGGTAGATCACATAGCAGCGATCCACGGTGGTCAAAATCTCACGGGCCGCATGGTCGGTGATCAACACGCTGATCCCGGAATCACGAAGCTGCTGAATCACACCTTGAATCGATTGCACGGTGACCGGGTCAATCCCAGCGAAAGGCTCATCGAGCATCACGATTCGTGGATTGGAAACCAAGCAACGAGCGATCTCCAGTCGACGACGTTCACCGCCGGAGAGTCCGGCCGCTCGACTCTTTCGAATGTGCGTGATGTTGAACTCTTCGAGCAATTCATTGGTGCGTTCTTTGCGTTGCTTGCGGTCCACGCCCAGCAACTCGAACAACGCCGAGATGTTTTGCTCCACGGTCAGCTTCTTGAAAACACTGGGTTCCTGAGGCAAGTACCCCATTTGGCCGTCGCGAGCACGCCGGAACATCGGCCAATCGGTCACGTCTTGGCCACCCAAGTACACGCGGCCCTGGTCGGGCTGGACAAGCCCACAGATCATTCGAAAGCTAGTCGATTTCCCGGCGCCATTGGGCCCCAGCAAACCCACAATCTCGGCTTCACCGACGTGCAGGTTCACTCCATCGACGACGCGACGTCGACCATAGGTTTTCTGCAAACCGACCGCTTCGAGAACAGGCTCGCTCGACTGGCGTTCCGCATGGGCTCCCAGCGGTGATTCGGTGGGAAAGGATGTGGGGGTAAATTCGTCACTCATGATTCGATTCCTTTCAGTGAATCACTTGATTCGTTGCATCCGGTCCAGGTTGGGCCAAAACGGCAACGGCGACTTCCACGGGTGCGGCCAAAACACCAGCAATGCCTTGCCAACCAACAGGTCTCGCGGAACATACGAAACGTCCGCGAATTTGTAGGCGTCTTTGTCGGGACTGGCGTAATTTCCGAGTCGTGTTTTCTTACCGGCCCAGCAACGTGCGTCCAAACTCTCGGGACTGTTGTCGCCCATCGGGAAGAATTGGTCTTCTTCCATCCGGAAGGAAACCGCGCGGCGACTTTGCCAACCGGGGAAATCAGCCCAGATCGTTGGCTCGCCCATCAGCAGTTGAATGTCGCGGACAATTTCGTCCGGTCGAGCCCCGGCACCGACGAAGCGACGCAAGGCTCCCATGTCATAGTCAAGCATGCCATCGTCACTGGTGTCGACCGCGATGTAATACTTGTCACGGTGGATGGTCCACTGGCTCAACGTGGCCGAGCCGCCGGTCACAGCAACCGCAATCGGGGCAGCATCCAATGGATTCCCCGGACCGTCAAATCGTGGCTGGTTTTCTTCGCGTGGGACAATGGAATTGAAATCGAACGTGGTCGGCGATTGGAACGCCACCAAACCACCGTCGATCCACAACCTCAGTTCATCATCCGCGTTGCTGAATCGGAAGTCATGTTGCTGACCGGCTCGAACCGCGGTTTCTGCGATCGGATGCAGATTGCTGTCACCGTCAAACGCATGTTCCTGACCATCGTCGAGGGTGAGCTTGGCTTCGCCAGTTGGCAGATCGATTTCACAAACATGCCGCACTCCAGCCTCGACAATTTCAAAGCGGAGTTGCTGAGCATCAGCGGAAGTCTCGATGGTCTGGGAAACAATCAGATCGCCGACCCAGTGAACGCCTCCTGAACCGTGGTAGGAACCACCGTACTGAACCGTTCCTCGGAACTGAGCCAAGTCGCCGCCGGACTCATAGCTGCTTCGAAACACACCTGCAGTGCGGGTTTGCCCCAGCATGCGTTTGAGACGCGAGACGCCGACCGGGGAAGGTTTGACATCGTAGACTCGATCCGATGCAACGTTCAGATACGAGTCATAGGCGTAGAAATCCGTGATCAACCTTCCGGTTTGTGGATCCACGTCCGCCAAGGACTCGCCATTGATCGCGGCTCGCCACTGTTGCTCATCCGGGAAATGGTGGTAATAGCGAAGCCACTTCGTTTCACCCTCCGCAGCCTCGACCGTCGCGGTCATTCCTTCCGCGGTCTCAGTCACCTTCCAAGAATCCGTGGGAATCGTATCGATCCCGGGGGACCATGGTTGCAACCTGGAGGGGTAGCCGGCCTCCAACAGAGCCTTGGGTTGATGCTGGCTGTCATAAACAAGGTGACTCATCGCCAGCAGCTTTTCGGGGGGCTTTCGCTGGATCTCGCCGAATTGGGAGGAATCGGTTTCGGAGTTCGATTTTGCGTAAACATCCCCATACTGAATCGACACCGTCTCTTCAGGCAAACCGACCAAGCGTTTGATGTAGTTTTGCTTGGGGTTCACCGGAACCTTGAAGACGATCACGTCCCATCGCTTGGGCTCTTTCAACGTGTACGCGAATTTACTGACCAGAATCCGGTCGCCGCTGAAGGTTTGCTCATTCGCATCATTGGCCAAATCCAATGAGTTCACGTGCCGACAATTTGGGCAGATCCCGCCCACCACGACTTTCTGAAGCGCGGGCGTGCGGTTTTCCAAACTCGCCCCGATTGGGAACTGCTGCCCACATTCGTCGCAGAACACATCTTTGTGAGCCCCCATCAGAGCGGGAGCCATTGATCCGGTTGGGATCACGAAGGCTTCCGCGATGAAAGCACGGAACAACAGTGCCAAGATGAAGGCAACCGCGAAGGCTTCCACCGTTTCGCGTCCGGCCTGCAACCGGAACACAGCGGCACGCTGTTGAGGAATCGTCATGGCGTCGAAGGCTGACTGAGCCTCCGACACGGAACCGTCGTTGGTGGACTTCGATTCGGTCGATGAATTCATGTTGCTGGAAAAACGGGGAATTTTGCGAATGACGCAGTCTAGCGAAAGATCGGCTCGACCGGACCATCGGTTTTTTTCGTCCAAACCGGTGCAATCCCGCCAATGCAGTCGGGACGATGTCTGCTGATTCCAATGCAAACTCTGACCGATCCCGTCTGATAGAGGACACTGCAATACTCTTCCACGGACGGGAGGGGGCCTCTGTTCATTCCAGGGATGCTTTCTGCCGTGAAACTTGCGATTCCAGCCGCTCGGTCCCCGGCCCACCGCTGGATTTTACCGTTGATCCTTGGTGTGGCGACCATGGCGGTCCTGTCCGCTCAATCACCCCACGTGAGCGTCATCGATTGGGCAATGCCCACCACCGGCGATCCGCGACCGGCGAGCGAAACGCTTCCCTTGGCCGAAACGACGCTGGCATCGACGGACTCGGACGCTCTTCACTTGGACAGCCCGCTGCCAGAAAGCACCGTTGTTCTGGATGCCATGGCGACGCCGATCGAAACGGGATCGCTCGTCAGCTACACGCGTCAACAAGTGATGCAATGGGCGCACCAGCATTCTCCCGAAGCCAACATGATCGACCAAGAATCTCGGTCGGTGGCCTGCGGAGTGGATTGTGAAGATGAAGCCGCTGTCTGCCAATTGCGGCTGATCCGGTCTGTTCTCGCCGAGATCGCCCTGGGCCGACGCGCCGATGACGCCGCCGATGCAGCCAAGGCCTACGATCGCTTGGTGGCCGCCCAGCTTGGCAAGCGAATCGCTCAGCAAGGGATCGAGGTCCAAAACCGCTTGATCGATTTAGCCAACGAAGCCGATCGATTGGGAGTCCCCGACGGCAATGTTCTGCAACTTCAACAAGCCAAGCTGGTTTGGCAAGACATGGAAATCCAGCAGTCCTTCGCGACCCAAAAGCTCCGACAAGAACTCGCTCGTCGTACCGGCCGGCCTGAATCCGAAGTCGCCGTGGCCGTGACAGTTGATGACTTGCAACCAGCAGCCTCCGCCGGATCGGTTGATGCTGGCACCAGCGTTGGCACCGCCTTGGCCAATCGCAACGACTTGAAGGCGGTCAAGCAATTGTGTGCGGGCATGCGAACCTGCAATTTGTCCTCGGCCAGGCAGCTGATCGGGGCTCTCAGTCCCGGCGCTGGTTTGGCCATCGCATCGGCCACCGGCAAAAGTCTGTTCTCGTGCCTGTCCTCCGATTCCAACGCCAGCGATTTGAACTGCCGCCGTCAACAGTGCTCGCTTCTTCAAGAATCGTTGGCAGAAGTGGTTCGCAATGAAACGTTGCAGGCGGTCCTGGACGTTCGGCTTGCCAACGCACGCCTTGGATTGATCGACCGCCAATTGCAGTGGGCCCAGGAACGACTAGAAGAAACGCAGGCTGCGATCGAATTGGACCAACAACCAGTTGGCTCGGATGACCTGATTCGCTTGGAACTCGAAAAACTTCGCGGCGATCAACTCGCCCGGCAACTCGACGTTTCGCTGGCGATCACAGAGTGGAAACGAGTTCAAGGGATCGTGCTACGATAGCCCTTCACGAACGTTCCACGAATCGTCCGCGCCGACTTCGAACGCGCGGCAACCAGATAGGCCATCGCGATGAATTCGATTTGTTTCTGCATAGGAACCACGACGAAGCTCGTTTTCGCTAGTTTTTTGCTCGCGTTTGTTCCTGCCGCTTGTTTCCCTGCATCCGTGGATGCAGCCGAAGGAGACCCGGTCGCGGTGCGTTTGTGGCCTGGGGGGACCGTGACGGTCGAGTCGCACTGGGGACTGAGCGTCGCGGTTCAAAACGCCCCCGCCTCGCCTGAAGGATCAACGCCAGACCGTGTTTCAGGCACCATTGCGATCCCGGAAACGGACGCAACCGTTTCATTGGGTCAGGCAGGCTCCTACCTTCTCCGCCGCCCAGCCAACCAAGCCAAACCGACCTGGCAATCGGCTGCAATCAGCGACACCGGAACGGGCGACGTTTTCGAGACACCGAATGACATCCGAGTGAATTCGCTCGGCACGAAAGCGGTCCACCTTCAATTGGATGGGGTCCATCTGCTTGTGGCAGGGCCCGACTGCGACGTTCAGACGCTGGAATCCATCGAACACATTGACGCGGTCATCGGATCCAACTTGCAGCGATTCGCGGCAGAAGACGGCAAGTCGTTGCCAACCACGGTTCGAAACTGGATTTCAGTTTCAGCAACCGCTCCTGACTCAGCCAAGGTCCAAACGCAAAACCACAACACGGTCGCCATCTCATCGCAGTCGTCCGAATCCAAGGCGAAGTCTCCAGCGGTTTGGTGGAACGTCTCCACTCAACCTTGGTTGATGCCTGAGGCGATGGACAAAATGTTCGTTGCGATGGAAGAGTCATGCTCCGAGTCCCAAGCCGTCTTCGCCGCTTTGACGGCAGAGCAAATGAACTTCCAACCCGCCAACGGAACGCACACCCCACGCTGGAACGTGGAACACATGATGGGGCGACAGTTGCAGTTCTTCTCGCAGATGTATCACGCAGCCGACGTCGCGATCCCGGTCATGGATCTGAATCCGGCTCAAATGCCGCCGGATTACCGATTCGCCAATCCAAATTGGTCGGGCGCCGAGGAAGCTCGCCAGATGCAACGAGTCAGCGACTTCAGCCGACGGTTTGCGTATTTGCTGGATGGCTATGGCACCGACGACAAAGTCGCCGGCAGTCGCTGGCCAAGCATGGGCGCGTTGCTCAAGCAAATGGAGCGGCACTACAGCGAGCACACCGCCAACACGCAGAAGAAGTTCCAATTGCCTGGTTGGCCATCCAAGAACTGAATCCGCCACCGCTGGGGTTGGCATCAACCGCACCGCGGGGGCTGGTCTTCTAGAGGATCAGGACGCGAAGAACCGGTTTCTCAATCGCGACCGATCCCCTAATCGCTACAACCGGAGCGACCCGGCATCTTGCCCGGCCGTTAAGGTCTGGCCAACCAATCTTTTTTGACACGTCCGTTTTCTGTCGTAGTGTTCGGTAGTGAGAAAGTGAGTTGCCTTGAATGCAATTCACTGCCACGTCGAACAGTCAGAGGTGTGTTGCCTTGGGGTGTTCGACAGGGTCAGCCGAAGTTCCCTGACAAAGGCAAACCGTCCGAGAGGGCGGCACGCAAAACCACGGGTCCGTGAGTCGGCCAATCGCAAACTGCGATTTGGCTTGGCTTCAGGAAAGCCGAGTTGCCGTGGAAAGAACTCATCGCTGTTTCGTTATGAAACACGCATGGGTTTGAACCGAGGCTTGTCAGTTTGATTTCCATTGACGAAGGCTGTTGTCACCTGGGTCGGTTCACATTGGATCGACTAACACCTTGTCGCCGGGTTAACGAGACATAATCGTGGCCCCCGTTTTTGTCTGGAGTTAGATATGAAAAAGTTTGCTGAGAACGTAGTTGCTTTCCTGAAAGAAGAAGACGGACCAACGGCTGTTGAGTACGCCGTCTTGTTGGCTCTGATCATCGTCGTTTGCATCGGTGCTGTGACCACCATCGGTTCCAACGCCAACGCAAAGTTCGGCGAAGCTGGCGCTGCAATCGCTGCCAACTGAGCCTGAACTGGCGGGCCTGTCCCGTCAATTTGGCGACATCCCGAACGGCGACGAGATTCGTCTCGTCGCCTTTCGGAATCGCCCTTCGGGGGAGCCCTGTTGCGAAGACCTTGCGGACTCAGATGAGACGGTCCGACATTGCAAGTTCAATGGAAGTCTTGGCTGCCACTCATTCCACACCTTTCAAATTTGCCCCTGGGCATTGAGCGAATGAACTACCCACTGATTCCTGCAGACGCTGCCGCCCACGTTTGGCAATTGGCCTGCTGTGGCGTGACGTTGCTGTTCGCAATGTTGAGCTGGATGATCGGTCCTCGCTGATCCATTCGATAACGACCGGAATTCACCACCACGTTCACCGCCATCCACACACACCATCCACTTTGAAACCACTAACGGACGACTCGTTGCACGAACGTTTCGGCCGAAGAAACACGGGGAAATCACCATGGACACTCTCCTTCAAGGCATCACCGAAAACTGGACCATTTGGTTCGTGACGGTCGTCCTCATTGTTGCGGCTGTCATCGACGGCATGATTTTGAAAGTCCCAAACTGGTTGACTTTCCCGTTCATCATCTGCGGTTGGGCACACTGTTTCATCCAAGGCGGCATGCCGGGCTTGGGTTACAGTTTGCTTGGCACCTTCGTCGGCATGATGTTGCTGTTGCCACTTCGCAACGTAGGCGGCATGGGAGCCGGCGACGTGAAACTGCTGGCAGGCATCGGTGCCTGGTGCGGTACCACGATCACACTGCAAGCCTTTGCGGCGACTGCAATCGTCGGCGGCATCATGGCTGCGTTCATGATTTGGAAGAGCGGAGCCTGGGTGAAACACTACGCTCAGTTCTGGAAAATCATGAATGAGTGGCGAACGATCCGCAAACCGGAACAGCTTGCCGCGATTGCTCGCGAGCGAAAACCAACGATGTACCTGTTGCCCTACGGCATCCCCATGGCCATCGGGACCATCATCTACTTCGCCGCATCTGGCCAGTTGGTCTGATTCAGATTGAAAGTCGAGGGCCGCATGGATCCCCCATGCGGCCTGTCGTCATTTAAGCCCCAAATGCCGGGCAATTTCTCCCAGACGTTGGAAATCCGAAGCCAAACGGTCCTTTGTCAATCTGTGCCGGTTGCGCAAAGAGACTCGGTTGCCCCAAGTGTGTTTAGCTCCTGAACACTCACACCCGATACCGTGAGTGACGCTTTCATTGCGGGCGATCGAATTTTCGGCCGAATTCAACGCGAGCAGTCCGTCACCTCTGGTTACCCACCCGATTGCCATGCGAAACAAATCAGTCTTCCTCATCCTGGCCTGCGTCTGCGGCACGATCGCCGCAATCGGTGTGAGCCAGTGGATGCAAGCTCAGTCAACGGGTCAAAGTTCGGTAGCGACGGTTGAGATCTTCGTGACTTCCAAGACCATTGATATCGCAGAGGAAATCACGG includes the following:
- the lptB gene encoding LPS export ABC transporter ATP-binding protein, translated to MSDEFTPTSFPTESPLGAHAERQSSEPVLEAVGLQKTYGRRRVVDGVNLHVGEAEIVGLLGPNGAGKSTSFRMICGLVQPDQGRVYLGGQDVTDWPMFRRARDGQMGYLPQEPSVFKKLTVEQNISALFELLGVDRKQRKERTNELLEEFNITHIRKSRAAGLSGGERRRLEIARCLVSNPRIVMLDEPFAGIDPVTVQSIQGVIQQLRDSGISVLITDHAAREILTTVDRCYVIYQGQVLIDGTPDEVKRHPKVREEYLGDLDAAAGGPTGPPAENQFRIDPAHSQPTPPAPSSAQSAAAPTRRQVPRRRVTDV
- a CDS encoding A24 family peptidase; translation: MDTLLQGITENWTIWFVTVVLIVAAVIDGMILKVPNWLTFPFIICGWAHCFIQGGMPGLGYSLLGTFVGMMLLLPLRNVGGMGAGDVKLLAGIGAWCGTTITLQAFAATAIVGGIMAAFMIWKSGAWVKHYAQFWKIMNEWRTIRKPEQLAAIARERKPTMYLLPYGIPMAIGTIIYFAASGQLV
- the ilvA gene encoding threonine ammonia-lyase; translation: MSPMIAADKIQAARQRIAGVVRHTPLMRNARLSALYDAEILLKREDLQEVRSYKIRGAYNRMSQLSDEQRAAGVVCASAGNHAQGFAYACHSMEIQGRVFMPAVTPKQKVEKVKLFGQEHVEIILIGDTFDDAAAEAHRAAEKGLTYIPPFDDPAIIEGQGTVGAEILEDHPEPIDIVLVAVGGGGLISGLGSIFKQLSPQTKIIGVEPTGAPAMHDSLREGKVVTLDKIDSFVDGAAVRRVGDLNFQIAQHVIDEMVLVPEGKVCSVMLQLYNDEGLVVEPAGALSIAALEQLADEIRGKTVVCVVGGSNNDITRTEEIRDRAMLYEGLQHYFIIKFPQRAGALREFLNNVLGPTDDITHFEYTRKHNRETGPALVGLQVAHRDDYQGLLDRLTASNIEYQVVNEQRMLFELLV
- a CDS encoding Flp family type IVb pilin produces the protein MKKFAENVVAFLKEEDGPTAVEYAVLLALIIVVCIGAVTTIGSNANAKFGEAGAAIAAN
- a CDS encoding DinB family protein produces the protein MNSICFCIGTTTKLVFASFLLAFVPAACFPASVDAAEGDPVAVRLWPGGTVTVESHWGLSVAVQNAPASPEGSTPDRVSGTIAIPETDATVSLGQAGSYLLRRPANQAKPTWQSAAISDTGTGDVFETPNDIRVNSLGTKAVHLQLDGVHLLVAGPDCDVQTLESIEHIDAVIGSNLQRFAAEDGKSLPTTVRNWISVSATAPDSAKVQTQNHNTVAISSQSSESKAKSPAVWWNVSTQPWLMPEAMDKMFVAMEESCSESQAVFAALTAEQMNFQPANGTHTPRWNVEHMMGRQLQFFSQMYHAADVAIPVMDLNPAQMPPDYRFANPNWSGAEEARQMQRVSDFSRRFAYLLDGYGTDDKVAGSRWPSMGALLKQMERHYSEHTANTQKKFQLPGWPSKN
- the lepB gene encoding signal peptidase I, with the protein product MNSSTESKSTNDGSVSEAQSAFDAMTIPQQRAAVFRLQAGRETVEAFAVAFILALLFRAFIAEAFVIPTGSMAPALMGAHKDVFCDECGQQFPIGASLENRTPALQKVVVGGICPNCRHVNSLDLANDANEQTFSGDRILVSKFAYTLKEPKRWDVIVFKVPVNPKQNYIKRLVGLPEETVSIQYGDVYAKSNSETDSSQFGEIQRKPPEKLLAMSHLVYDSQHQPKALLEAGYPSRLQPWSPGIDTIPTDSWKVTETAEGMTATVEAAEGETKWLRYYHHFPDEQQWRAAINGESLADVDPQTGRLITDFYAYDSYLNVASDRVYDVKPSPVGVSRLKRMLGQTRTAGVFRSSYESGGDLAQFRGTVQYGGSYHGSGGVHWVGDLIVSQTIETSADAQQLRFEIVEAGVRHVCEIDLPTGEAKLTLDDGQEHAFDGDSNLHPIAETAVRAGQQHDFRFSNADDELRLWIDGGLVAFQSPTTFDFNSIVPREENQPRFDGPGNPLDAAPIAVAVTGGSATLSQWTIHRDKYYIAVDTSDDGMLDYDMGALRRFVGAGARPDEIVRDIQLLMGEPTIWADFPGWQSRRAVSFRMEEDQFFPMGDNSPESLDARCWAGKKTRLGNYASPDKDAYKFADVSYVPRDLLVGKALLVFWPHPWKSPLPFWPNLDRMQRIK